A section of the Cydia splendana chromosome 1, ilCydSple1.2, whole genome shotgun sequence genome encodes:
- the LOC134798380 gene encoding trypsin CFT-1-like, whose amino-acid sequence MRVLVLFALLGLAAAVPRNPQRIVGGTPTTVEEYPYMSNMQYGWWGIWWSQACGGSLINSQSVLSAAHCYYGDRPTDWRVRLGTSLASSGGTEHGVSQLIVHAGYSPNTLDNDIAIIRLATPAVYSNSVAPAGIAGPNYNLNDGTVVYTIGWGTLTSGGSAPEQLQHVDINIINQDFCSAQYAWLKTQPGFQNWPDITDNMLCAGIQHVGGKDACQGDSGGPLVHVVQPNNVVVGIVSWGYQCAHSDFPGVNARVNSFIDWILANV is encoded by the exons CCGTCCCTAGGAACCCACAACGCATTGTGGGGGGCACTCCCACCACCGTGGAGGAATACCCTTACATGAGCAACATGCAATACGGGTGGTGGGGCATCTGGTGGAGTCAGGCTTGCGGTGGCTCCCTCATCAACTCACAGTCCGTCCTCTCGGCGGCGCATTGCTACTA CGGCGACCGTCCTACCGATTGGCGAGTTCGCCTCGGCACGTCGCTGGCGTCGAGCGGCGGCACCGAGCACGGAGTGTCCCAGCTGATCGTGCACGCCGGGTACAGTCCCAATACCCTCGATAACGACATTGCTATCATCCGCCTCGCCACCCCCGCCGTATACAGCAACAGCGTGGCTCCCGCCGGCATCGCTGGTCCCAACTACAACCTCAATGATGGCACTGTAGTTTATACCATCGGATGGGGCACTCTCACC AGCGGCGGCAGCGCCCCTGAGCAGCTCCAGCATGTGGACATCAACATTATCAACCAAGACTTCTGCTCCGCCCAGTACGCATGGCTGAAGACCCAGCCTGGCTTCCAGAACTGGCCCGATATCACCGATAATATGCTGTGCGCTGGCATCCAGCACGTCGGTGGCAAGGATGCCTGCCAGGGCGACTCCGGTGGCCCTCTTGTCCACGTTGTTCAACCCAACAACGTCGTAGTCGGTATCGTATCCTGGGGCTACCAGTGCGCCCACTCTGACTTCCCCGGTGTCAACGCTCGCGTCAACAGTTTCATAGACTGGATCCTCGCCAACGTCTAA
- the LOC134793073 gene encoding trypsin, alkaline C-like yields the protein MRVLVLFALLGLAAAAHKNPQRIVGGTPTAVDQYPYMSNMQYHLWNMFWEQWCGGSLINSRSVLSAAHCYEGDRADQWRVRLGTSQASSGGTEHQVSQLNLHAGYNRNTLENDIAIIHLANPATFSNTVAVVSIGGPNYNLPDGTPVTTIGWGALSSGGSYPEQLQHVEINIISQDFCSAQYAWLKTQPGFQNWPDITDNMLCAGIQHYGGKDACQGDSGGPLVHPADPTDVQVGIVSWGYGCAHQDFPGVNVRVSKYTDWIVANA from the exons ATGCGTGTTTTGGTCCTCTTCGCCCTTTTGGGCCTGGCCGCAG CGGCCCATAAAAACCCACAACGTATCGTGGGGGGCACTCCCACGGCAGTAGACCAGTACCCATACATGAGCAACATGCAGTACCATCTGTGGAACATGTTCTGGGAGCAGTGGTGCGGTGGCTCCCTCATCAACTCGCGGTCCGTCCTCTCGGCGGCGCATTGCTACGA AGGTGACCGTGCCGACCAGTGGCGAGTTCGCCTCGGCACCTCGCAGGCGTCGAGCGGCGGCACCGAGCACCAAGTGTCACAGCTGAACTTGCATGCCGGCTACAACCGCAACACCCTCGAGAACGACATCGCCATCATTCACCTCGCCAACCCCGCTACTTTCAGCAACACCGTGGCTGTTGTAAGCATTGGCGGCCCCAACTACAACCTCCCTGATGGCACCCCAGTCACCACCATCGGATGGGGCGCCCTGTCC AGTGGCGGCAGCTACCCTGAGCAGCTCCAGCATGTCGAAATCAACATTATCAGCCAAGACTTCTGCTCCGCCCAGTACGCCTGGCTGAAGACCCAGCCTGGCTTCCAGAACTGGCCCGATATCACCGACAACATGCTGTGCGCTGGCATCCAGCACTACGGTGGCAAGGATGCCTGCCAGGGCGACTCCGGTGGGCCTCTCGTCCACCCTGCTGACCCCACAGACGTCCAAGTCGGTATCGTGTCCTGGGGCTACGGGTGCGCCCACCAGGACTTCCCCGGTGTCAACGTTCGCGTCAGCAAATACACCGACTGGATCGTCGCCAACGCCTAA